From the Solanum lycopersicum chromosome 10, SLM_r2.1 genome, one window contains:
- the LOC101246876 gene encoding ammonium transporter 2, whose protein sequence is MSVPPGAYQEDLPAVPPWLNKGDNAWQMTAATLVGLQSMPGLVILYASIVKKKWAVNSAFMALYAFAAVLICWVLVGYRIAFGDKLLPFWAKGAPALGQKYLTGRARMPETTHYYSDGTTIESPMHEPFYPMAAHVYFHFTFAAITMILLAGSVLARMNIKAWMAFVPLWLIFCYTVGAFSLWGGGFLYHWGVIDYSGGYVIHLSAGISGFTAAYWVGPRLKSDRERFPPNNVLLMLAGAGLLWMGWSGFNGGAPNAANVAAPLAVLNTNISAATSLLVWTTLDVFYFGKPSVIGAIQGMMTGLACVTPGAGVVQAWAAIVMGILAGSIPWYSMMILHKKSTFLQQVDDTLAVFHTHAVAGLLGGLLTGLLAEPSLCNIVLPVTNTKGAFYGGVGGILFVKQIVAALFIIGWNIVATTLILLAIRLFIPLRMSDEQLKIGDDAVHGEEAYALWGDGEKYDPERHGWQGPTSPPQTTTVLTFDL, encoded by the exons ATGTCCGTACCACCAGGAGCATATCAAGAAGATTTACCAGCAGTTCCACCATGGCTAAACAAAGGCGACAACGCCTGGCAAATGACTGCAGCGACCCTCGTTGGTCTGCAGAGTATGCCAGGCCTTGTCATCCTTTACGCCAGCATTGTAAAGAAAAAATGGGCAGTTAACTCTGCTTTTATGGCTCTTTACGCTTTCGCAGCTGTACTCATATGTTGGGTATTAGTAGGCTATCGTATCGCCTTTGGCGATAAGCTTTTGCCCTTTTGGGCAAAAGGGGCCCCTGCTTTAGGCCAAAAATACTTAACAGGACGAGCAAGAATGCCAGAGACAACGCATTATTATAGCGATGGAACGACAATAGAATCTCCTATGCATGAACCTTTTTATCCTATGGCTGCAcatgtctattttcatttcacTTTTGCTGCTATTACCATGATTTTGTTGGCTGGTTCTGTTCTTGCTCGTatgaatatcaaagcttggatGGCTTTTGTTCCTCTTTGGCTCATCTTTTGTTATACTGTTGGAGCTTTTAGCCTTTGGGGAGGTGGATTTCTTTATCATTGGGGTGTGATTGATTATTCTGGTGGCTATGTTATTCATCTTTCTGCTGGAATTTCTGGATTCACCGCTGCTTATTGG GTTGGGCCAAGACTGAAGAGTGATAGAGAAAGGTTTCCACCAAACAATGTGTTATTGATGCTTGCAGGAGCAGGGCTACTTTGGATGGGTTGGTCAGGTTTCAATGGAGGAGCACCTAATGCTGCAAATGTAGCTGCTCCTTTGGCTGTTTTAAACACTAATATTTCAGCAGCTACAAGTCTTCTTGTTTGGACAACCCTAGATGTTTTTTACTTTGGCAAGCCATCCGTTATTGGAGCGATTCAAGGAATGATGACCGGCCTAGCTTGTGTAACTCCTGGAGCAG GAGTGGTGCAAGCTTGGGCAGCCATAGTAATGGGAATTCTTGCTGGAAGCATTCCATGGTATTCCATGATGATACTCCACAAAAAGTCCACTTTTCTACAGCAG GTGGATGATACACTTGCTGTGTTTCACACACATGCTGTGGCAGGACTTCTAGGGGGTTTATTAACTGGTCTTCTGGCAGAACCATCTCTCTGTAATATTGTTCTTCCAGTCACCAACACAAAGGGTGCATTTTATGGTGGAGTTGGCGGAATTCTTTTCGTTAAGCAAATAGTTGCAGCTCTCTTCATCATTGGTTGGAACATAGTTGCAACGACGTTGATACTGCTTGCAATAAGGTTGTTCATCCCACTAAGGATGTCGGATGAGCAACTAAAGATTGGAGATGACGCGGTTCATGGTGAAGAAGCCTATGCCCTTTGGGGTGATGGAGAAAAATATGATCCCGAAAGACATGGTTGGCAAGGCCCAACTTCTCCACCACAAACAACTACAGTATTGACATTTGATTTATAA